In Syntrophales bacterium, the following are encoded in one genomic region:
- a CDS encoding PAS domain S-box protein, with protein sequence MQIIPDLKYSLFVFLAGAALFLVFVLCNFTIKRKVRAKTAEMEISYNKLKKSEENYRELVENSNSVILRFDTLGNINYFNEFAEKFFGWRKEEILGKKVVDTIVPKTESTGRDLEKMIAEIIADPDRFVNNANENMRKNGERIWIIWTNKPVYDKDGKLTGIMSIGNDITAQKRAQESCLETEARFRALSESSPDIVYTMDRSGSITYVNPAWKLLLGHEKEEVLGHYFIDFAKKEDRGIYKKLFKNIRDEGKAVNNFIGGLLTKDGEERTFNMYGAFIEDSQGRPLGIVSSLKDFTEYQKMEKKLNNSQRLESIGTLAGGIAHDFNNLLMGILGYTSLMLLKTNDSDPNYQRLRHIEEQVDRGANLTKQLLGFAREGRYEQKPSDMNKIIAKTSELFGRTKKEISIDLLLEPDLLDTEVDPGQMEQMLMNLYVNAGQAMPDGGTLNLMTNSIILDEGKAKANEIEPGAYIRLSIKDSGVGMDKKTIERIFDPFFTTKTRGRGTGLGLATVYGIVKGHRGMIEVTSESGHGTAFSIYLPAIQKEGAGTTEAAKKGPGVGETILLVDDEKTVLETTKELISLLGYRVYPVGSGQEALATFLEKRGEIDLVVLDMIMPGISGSVTFDRLREIDPEVRVLLSSGYSIDGQARDIMDRGCKGFIQKPFRMEELSRKLRAALDE encoded by the coding sequence ATGCAAATAATTCCCGACCTTAAATACTCACTTTTCGTTTTCTTGGCCGGAGCGGCGCTTTTCCTGGTGTTTGTTCTCTGCAACTTTACAATAAAGAGAAAAGTCCGGGCCAAAACTGCTGAAATGGAAATCTCCTATAATAAGTTAAAAAAAAGTGAAGAGAATTACCGTGAACTGGTGGAAAATTCCAACAGCGTTATTCTCCGTTTTGATACCCTGGGAAATATCAACTATTTTAATGAATTCGCCGAGAAATTTTTCGGATGGCGCAAAGAGGAGATCCTCGGTAAAAAAGTTGTCGACACGATTGTGCCGAAGACGGAATCGACCGGGCGTGACCTCGAAAAAATGATCGCCGAAATTATCGCCGATCCGGATCGCTTTGTCAACAACGCCAATGAAAACATGCGCAAGAATGGCGAACGGATCTGGATAATTTGGACCAACAAACCGGTTTACGATAAGGACGGAAAACTGACCGGTATTATGTCGATTGGCAATGACATAACCGCACAAAAACGCGCGCAGGAGTCCTGCCTGGAAACGGAGGCTCGCTTCCGCGCCTTGAGTGAAAGTTCGCCGGATATTGTTTACACGATGGACCGCAGCGGCTCAATCACTTATGTAAATCCTGCGTGGAAACTGCTCTTGGGGCATGAAAAGGAAGAGGTGCTGGGGCATTATTTTATTGACTTTGCCAAAAAGGAAGACCGGGGAATTTATAAAAAATTATTCAAGAATATCCGTGACGAAGGAAAAGCGGTGAACAATTTTATCGGCGGTCTGCTCACTAAGGACGGAGAAGAACGGACATTCAATATGTACGGCGCCTTCATCGAGGATTCCCAAGGCCGTCCCCTGGGCATCGTCAGTTCCCTGAAAGACTTTACCGAGTACCAGAAGATGGAGAAAAAATTAAACAACTCCCAGCGGCTGGAGTCCATAGGAACCCTGGCGGGAGGGATCGCCCATGATTTCAACAACCTGCTGATGGGAATTCTGGGATACACCTCGCTTATGCTGCTCAAAACGAACGATTCCGACCCCAACTACCAGCGTCTGCGTCATATAGAGGAACAGGTGGACCGAGGCGCCAATTTGACAAAACAGCTTCTGGGCTTTGCCCGCGAAGGACGATATGAGCAGAAACCATCCGACATGAACAAAATAATCGCCAAGACCTCCGAGCTGTTCGGCAGAACCAAAAAAGAGATTTCCATTGATTTGCTCCTCGAACCCGATCTTCTGGATACAGAGGTTGACCCGGGGCAGATGGAACAAATGCTGATGAATCTTTATGTAAATGCGGGGCAGGCCATGCCCGACGGGGGAACCCTCAACCTAATGACCAATAGCATTATTCTGGATGAAGGCAAGGCAAAGGCCAATGAAATAGAACCGGGAGCTTATATCAGATTATCGATAAAAGATTCCGGAGTCGGGATGGATAAAAAGACCATTGAACGGATATTCGATCCCTTTTTTACAACAAAAACGAGAGGCAGAGGGACGGGACTGGGGCTGGCAACCGTTTACGGGATCGTCAAGGGACATCGGGGAATGATTGAGGTAACCAGTGAGTCTGGCCACGGAACGGCCTTCAGCATATATCTGCCGGCAATCCAGAAAGAAGGCGCCGGCACGACCGAAGCAGCGAAAAAAGGGCCAGGGGTAGGGGAAACTATTCTTTTGGTCGACGATGAAAAGACCGTTTTGGAAACAACAAAAGAACTTATCTCCCTGCTTGGCTACCGCGTCTATCCAGTCGGCAGCGGCCAGGAGGCTCTCGCTACATTTTTAGAAAAACGGGGAGAGATCGACTTGGTTGTACTGGATATGATCATGCCGGGAATATCGGGCAGCGTAACCTTTGACCGCCTGCGGGAAATCGACCCCGAAGTCCGCGTTCTGCTGTCAAGCGGCTACAGCATCGACGGGCAGGCAAGGGATATCATGGATAGGGGCTGCAAAGGTTTTATCCAGAAACCATTCAGGATGGAAGAACTCTCCCGGAAGCTCAGGGCGGCCCTGGATGAGTA
- a CDS encoding sensor domain-containing diguanylate cyclase, protein MKIANSLYKSSEILLLRLVEACPDAIIGVNNKGVVIIFNPAAAAMTSHAVEDVLGKLHITELYEDIKNAKAVKAAIYSKKFGGKNRLIGYETEIVDSAGNHIPIRLSAALLIENGEEVGSVGFFHDLTSKKKLEEKLRTLSITDGLTGLYNQRHFYTSLSFELSRAIRHKRDLSVIGFDLDKFKQCNDSFGHLEGDNVLRLVGDILHATTRQSDLSFRYGGDEFFVLLPETNSEQALTVAEKIRSAFNERWPFDFKEGNAGNFRVTLSMGMIQRTNETDPLELINKVDMLLYAAKKSGGNSVLAHPKKIMTSG, encoded by the coding sequence ATGAAAATCGCAAATTCGCTTTACAAATCGTCGGAAATCCTTCTTCTCCGCCTGGTCGAAGCTTGCCCCGACGCCATAATCGGCGTAAACAATAAAGGGGTCGTCATCATCTTCAACCCGGCAGCCGCCGCCATGACCAGCCATGCCGTTGAAGACGTCCTCGGCAAACTGCATATAACCGAATTATACGAGGATATCAAAAATGCAAAGGCGGTAAAAGCAGCTATCTACTCGAAAAAATTCGGGGGAAAAAACCGGCTGATTGGATATGAAACCGAAATAGTCGACAGCGCGGGCAACCACATACCGATCAGGCTTTCCGCTGCCCTGCTTATTGAGAACGGCGAGGAAGTGGGCAGCGTCGGTTTTTTTCACGATCTGACCAGCAAGAAAAAACTCGAAGAAAAGTTGAGAACCCTTTCAATTACCGACGGGCTGACCGGCCTTTACAATCAGCGCCATTTTTACACATCCCTGTCCTTTGAGTTGTCACGGGCCATACGCCACAAACGTGATTTGAGCGTTATCGGCTTTGACCTCGACAAATTCAAGCAATGCAACGACAGTTTTGGTCATCTTGAAGGGGACAACGTCCTGCGCCTGGTTGGGGATATCCTCCATGCAACTACGAGACAGTCTGATCTTTCCTTCCGGTACGGTGGAGACGAGTTTTTTGTCCTGCTGCCGGAAACGAACAGTGAACAGGCCTTAACAGTGGCTGAGAAGATACGCAGTGCCTTCAACGAACGCTGGCCCTTTGATTTCAAGGAGGGAAATGCAGGAAACTTTCGCGTTACACTGAGCATGGGGATGATTCAGCGCACAAACGAAACAGACCCCCTTGAATTAATTAATAAAGTTGATATGCTGCTCTACGCAGCAAAAAAATCTGGAGGGAACAGTGTTTTGGCTCATCCGAAAAAAATAATGACGTCCGGCTAA